In Klebsiella aerogenes, the DNA window CCTTTAAGCGCCGGGAAAGCGGCGGGAGCGGGCGGGGTAAGTTTGATTTCAGACGACGTGTTTTTCGACATGGCGTTCGCTCCTCAGTGCGGCTTCCATCACCTGTTCCTGGGTCAGACCTTGATTAACTAAATCGGCTTTTAGCTTGCCTTCGTGCATCACCAGCACCCGATCGCTGAGCCCGAGCACTTCGGGCAACTCAGATGAGATCACAATGACGGCGATACCTTTCTGCACCAGTTGGTTGATTAACTTATAAATTTCGTATTTCGCACCGATGTCGATGCCGCGAGTCGGCTCATCAAGGATCAAAATACGCGGATTGAGCAACAGACAGCGGGCCAGAATCGCCTTTTGTTGATTACCGCCGCTCAGGCGACCTATCGCCAGGTCTGGCGAGGAGGTTTTGATTTTCAGCTGTTGAATAGACTGCTGGATGCAGTGCTGCTCTGCGGCGTCGTCGAGGCTGCTCGCCGGGCCAGTGAACTGGTTTAACGCCGCGAGAGTAATATTCTTGCCGACCGCCATCACCGGGACGATGCCGTCTTTTTTGCGGTCTTCCGGCACCATGGCAATGCCATGGGCGATAGCCTGCTGACAGTTGTTAATCGTTACCGGCTGGCCATCGATGAAAATACTTCCCTGCCAGCGCCCCGGCCAGACGCCAAACAGACACTGCACCGCCTCGGTGCGCCCGGCGCCGACCAGTCCGGCGATACCGAGGATTTCTCCGCGGCGCAGGGAGAATGAGATATCGTTGACGCGTTTGATATGGCGGTTCACCGGATGCCAGGCGGTTAAATGTTCGATCCGCAGGATCTCATCGCCGTGACTGTGCGGCTCGTTAGGATAAAGCGCGGTAAGCTCGCGCCCGACCATCATGGTGATAATGTCATCTTCGTTCATGCCGCTGGCGTCGCGGGTGCCGATATGCTGGCCGTCGCGAATGACGCAGATGGTGTCGGATATTGCTTTGACTTCATTCAGCTTGTGCGAAATATAAATACAGGCAATGCCGTGATGTTGCAGATCGCGAATAATCGCCAGCAGCGTCGCTGTCTCTTGTTCGGTTAATGAGGCGGTAGGTTCATCGAGAATAAGCAGCCGAACCTGTTTATTCAGCGCCTTAGCGATTTCAACCAACTGCTGTTGACCAAGGCCTAACTCACCGACGCGGGTATCGGGCGAGATCGATAAATTAACCTGCGCCAGTAGCTTCTGGCAGCGCAGGGTCATGGTTTCGTAATCCAACAGACCGTGGCGTGAGATCTCCGCGCCGAGAAAGATATTTTCCAGTACTGTCAGGTGTTTCACCAGCGCCAGCTCCTGGTGAATAATCGCGATGCCTTTACGCTCAGTATCGCGAATATGGCTGGCCTGCAGTGATTCGCCCGCAAAAATAATCTCGCCGTCATAGCTGCCGTACGAATAGATGCCGCACAGCACTTTCATTAGCGTCGATTTCCCCGAACCATTTTCGCCGCACAATGACACGACTTCTCCGGCATTAAGCCGCAGACTGACGTTATCCACGGCTTTAACGGCACCGAAGGTTTTAGTTATGTTCTTCATTTCGAGTAACCAGGACATAGAGGCTCCGCAAAAGCGATATCCGGCGGGATGAAAACGACGCCCCGATACGGGGCGTCAGCCATTACAGTTCACTCTTCTTGTGGAAACCGTCTTTAATGACCGTGGCGTCGATATTCTCTTTATTGACTTCAATGGGCGTTAGCAGGCGCGAGGGAACGTCTTTTAGCCCGTTATTGAGCGTGGCGTCGGCTTTCGGTTGCTGGTCGTTGCCCAGTTCAACGGCGATTTCCGCGGCGTTGGTGGCAAGCGTGGTAATGGGCTTATAGACGGTCATGGTCTGGGTGCCGGAAATAATGCGCTTCACTCCTGCCAGATCGGCATCCTGACCGGAAATCGCCACTTTGCCGGCCAGCCCCTGAGCGCTTAAGGCCTGGATTGCGCCGCCAGCGGTCGCATCGTTGGAGGCAACCACCGCATCGATTTTGTTGTTATTCGCCGTCAGCGCGTTTTCCATTATTTTTAGCGCGTTTTCCGGCAGCCAGCCATCAACCCACTGATCGCCGACGATCTTAATTTTACCATCATCAACATAAGGCTTGAGGACTTTCATTTGTCCGGCGCGGAACAGCTTGGCATTATTATCCACCGGCGAACCGCCCATCAGGAAATAATTACCCTGAGGTACCTTGTTCACCAGGCTCTGGGCCTGCATTTCACCGACTTTTTCGTTATCGAAAGAAATATAAAAATCGATGTCGGCATTATTAATCATGCGGTCATAAGCAAGAACTTTAATGCCTTCTTGTTTTGCCTCTTTAATAACGTTGCTGAGTACCTGACCGTTATAAGGAATAATGACTAAAACATCGACGCCGCGGTTGATCATATTTTCAATTTGCGACATTTGTGTTTCTTCGTTGCCATTGGCGGACTGGACAAATATTTTGGCACCTAATGATTCGGCTTTATTAACAAAAATATCGCGATCTTTTTGCCAACGCTCCAGACGGAGGTCGTCGATAGCCATGCCAATCTTAACTTCTTTAGCCATACCCGCCATGCTGGCGAGAAGGAGCGATGAAGCGCAGAGCGTAAGGCAAAGGTTCTTTATCTTCATAATAACGATACCTTTTCAAAGGGTAGGTAAGGCGAACAGGAATAAACGTCAAGTTGCAGATACGTTGCAGATTCTTAACGGGGAAGCGAGGGCTGGCAATTACCGGTTCTTATTTTCGCATTATGAAATTTAGTTTATTTTGTAATTTATGACCGCGATCGTATTTTATTCATAAGCATTCAACTTATTTCATTGATTTTCCAACATCTGATTCCAATCATGACTCTGAAAGATATTTTTTTGGGAGCTGGCGCACGTTTGTGGATTCTCTCAATGGTGGTGTGAAATAACGTAATTGAGGAGTGGGAAAACAGAATTCTATATTAACGCATGACTTATTAATCGCCGCACCCCTGAATATGGAGTTCTCTATGCAGACCTATTTCGATCAACTCGATCGCGTTCGTTATGAAGGCCCAAAATCGACTAATTCACTGGCTTTTCGTCACTACAACCCGGATGAACTGGTACTGGGTAAACGTATGGAAGAGCACCTGCGCTTCGCGGCCTGCTACTGGCACACCTTCTGCTGGAATGGCGCGGATATGTTTGGCGTCGGGTCATTCGATCGCCCCTGGCAGCAGCCGGGCGAAGCGCTGGAGATGGCGAAACGCAAAGCGGATGTGGCGTTCGAGTTTTTCCACAAATTGAATGTGCCGTATTACTGCTTCCACGATGTCGATGTTTCCCCGGAAGGGGCTTCGTTGAAGGAGTACGGTAATAACTTCGCTCAGATGGTTGACGTGCTGGCGGAAAAACAACAGCAAAGCGGCGTGAAGCTGCTGTGGGGGACGGCAAACTGCTTTACCCACCCACGTTACGGCGCAGGCGCGGCGACTAACCCCGATCCGGAAGTCTTCAGCTGGGCGGCGACTCAGGTCGTCACCGCGATGAACGCCACTCACAAACTGGGCGGTGAAAACTATGTGCTGTGGGGCGGCCGCGAGGGTTATGAAACTCTGCTTAATACCGATCTGCGCCAGGAACGCGAGCAGATTGGCCGCTTTATGCAGCTGGTGGTAGAACACAAACACAAAATTGGCTTCCAGGGAACTCTGCTGATCGAGCCGAAGCCGCAAGAGCCGACAAAACATCAGTATGACTATGATGCTTCCACCGTTTATGGTTTCCTCAAACAGTTTGGTCTGGAAAAAGAGATTAAACTGAACATTGAAGCTAACCATGCGACGCTTGCCGGTCACTCTTTCCATCACGAAATCGCGACGGCCATCGCGCTGGGCCTGTTCGGTTCGGTTGACGCCAACCGCGGCGATGCGCAGCTGGGTTGGGATACCGACCAGTTCCCGAACAGCGTGGAAGAGAATGCGTTGGTGATGTATGAGATCCTCAAAGCGGGCGGCTTCACCACTGGCGGTCTTAACTTTGATGCCAAAGTTCGTCGTCAGAGCACCGACAAATACGATCTCTTCTACGGCCATATTGGCGCGATGGATACCATGGCGCTGGCGCTGAAAGTCGCGGCGCGGATGATCGAAGGCGGCGAGCTGGATAAACGCGTGGCGAAACGCTATTCCGGCTGGAACGGTGAACTGGGTCAACAGATCCTCAAAGGCCAGATGACGCTGACTGACATCGCGCAGTATGCGACGCAGCACAACCTGGCGCCGCAGCATCACAGCGGCCATCAGGAGCGCTTGGAAAACCTGGTGAACCATTATCTGTTCGATAAGTAATGCCCACAAAATGCCCGGCGCATCCGGGCATTGGCGATAACCTGTTTTAATACGCCACGCTTTGCCGTGGCGTTCGCGTTAAGGAGATGCTGCATGTATATCGGGATTGATTTAGGGACCTCGGGCGTAAAAGCCATTCTGCTCAACGAACAGGGCGATGTACTGGCTACGCATACCGAAAAACTCACCGTCTCGCGCCCGCATCCGCTCTGGTCCGAACAAGATCCCGAACAGTGGTGGCAGGCAACAGATCGCGCAATGCAGGCGCTGGGAGCGCAACACTCCCTGCGCGAAGTCAAAGCCTTAGGTATCGCCGGACAGATGCATGGTGCCACGCTGCTCGACAAACAGCAGCGCGTGTTGCGCCCGGCGATTTTATGGAATGACGGCCGCTGTGGCGAAGAATGTATGCTGCTGGAAGAAAAAGTCAGCGCTTCGCGACAGATAACTGGCAACCTGATGATGCCGGGTTTCACGGCGCCTAAACTGCTGTGGGTGCAGCGCCATGAAGCCGATATCTTCAGGCAGGTCGATAAGGTGCTGTTACCGAAAGATTATCTACGCCTGCGGATGAGCGGCGAGCTCGCCAGCGATATGTCCGACGCCGCTGGCACGATGTGGATGAATGTCGCTCAGCGTGACTGGAGCGATGAGATGCTCGCTGCTTGCGGACTGAGTCGCGACAATATGCCCGCGTTGTTTGAAGGCTGCGATGTCACCGGGCAACTCCGCGCCGAAGTGGCCAGTGCATGGAATATGCCGCAGGCGCTGGTGGTGGCGGGCGGCGGCGACAATGCCGCCGGTGCTGTTGGCGTCGGCATGGCTGATGCCGGACAGGCGATGTTGTCGCTCGGCACTTCAGGCGTCTATTTTGCCGTTAGCGATGGTTTTCTGAGTAAACCGGAAAGCGCGGTGCATAGCTTCTGTCACGCGCTGCCAGGCCGCTGGCATCTAATGTCGGTGATGCTCAGCGCCGCTTCCTGTCTGGATTGGGCGGCGAAGCTGACCGGGCTTGGCAGCGTCCCGTTGCTTATCGCCGCAGCGCAGGTCGCAGATGAAAATGCCGACCCGATATGGTTCCTGCCGTATCTTTCAGGCGAGCGTACGCCGCACAATAACCCGCAGGCGAAGGGCGTCTTCTTTGGTCTCACGCATCAGCATGGGCCGTCCGAGCTGGCGCGGGCGGTACTTGAAGGGGTGGGTTACGCGTTAGCGGACGGTATGGATGTTGTTCATGCCTGCGGCGTGAAACCGGAAAGCGTCACGCTTATCGGCGGTGGCGCGCGTAGCGCATACTGGCGGCAAATGCTCGCGGATATTAGCGGCCAGCAGTTGGATTTCCGCACCGGCGGCGATGTCGGTCCGGCGTTAGGCGCGGCAAGGCTGGCGCAGCTGGCTGTTCACCAGGATGCGGCTTTCTCTGACTTCCTGCCTCAGCTTCCGTTGGAGCAAGCGCACCTGCCTGATGCCCAACGTTTTGCCCGTTATGCGCCGTGCCGTGAAGTGTTCCGCCAGATCTATCAGCAGCTTAAACCGCTGATGGCATAAGTTGTTTCTCGCCCCATGTTATGGGGCGAATTCCCCCCTGAATGATTCTCTTCGCATTGATTCAATTTGCGTATTTATTTATTCCGAATTATGGGTTTCAGCCTGTAGTAACAGCGGCAATCGGCGATTCCCCGGTCATAATGGTCGTTGCCATGGCCAGGGAGGCACAATGAAATTAAAACGTACGACGGCAAGATTCATCATGCTGCTGGGTGCGCTGGTTTACTTAATCGGTATCTGGCGAACCTGCCCGCTATTCAGTGGTAAAGGCTATTTCCTCTGCGTGCTGGTGATGGGGGTCTTTGCAGTACTTACGTACCAGCGAACGGAACAGGAAACGCAGCGGGACGATGATTTTATCTCCTTGTGTCGGCTGGTACTGTTGTTAGCGGTGGGATTGCTACTGGTTGGCGCCTGGTTTGTCCCGGCGCCATGGCGTGAAAAAGGCGTTTACGTTATGGCGTGGTTCGTGTGTATGTATGGCGCCTCGGCAACGTTTTATCCAGCCAAAATCACGGAAAAAGCGCGCAGTAACTCAGTGGAATAGGCTGTCCGCGTGCGCTATTGATCAGCTCACCAGTCGGCGGTTGTCCACTCGCTGCACCAGCATAGACAGTAGCAAGCTACCCAACAGCGCGGCGACGAAAATCCATATAATATCCAGCAACGGCCAGCGGCTTAGCGTCAGTCCGCTGGCACGCAGCGCATGGATAAACAGCGCATGAAAACCATAAATGCCTAGCGAATGTCGGGCGATTAAGGCGATGCCGGGGAGTTCACGGCCATTCAGGATATTTTTGCCCAGCGTTAGCAGGGATATCGCGCTGACAAACACTGCCGGCCCGCAGTACAGATACCAGGTATCGCCAAAATCGCCGCGCCATTGCAGTTCATGTTGCGTACCGCGTGAAATCACCCACACCGTGGCGGTAAACAGCAGCGCGCACAGCAGTGTTAATCCTTTTTTGTCGGTGTCCATGGCGCCAATCGCTCGGCCAAGGATCCCGTACAGCACATAATAAAAGGTATCGCCGTTGATATAGAGATTTACCGGTAGCCATTCGACGCCGCCTGCTTTGATGCTCACCATATTGGGGTTAGCGATGATGCCCATCATCAGCATCAACGCCAGCAGCGTTTTTCCGCTGACCTGTTTCACCTGGATCAGTGGCGAGAGCAGGTAAATCACCACGATAGCGAAGAAAAACCACAGGTGATAAAACACCGGTTTCTGCAGTAAATTCTTCAATGACAGTTCAACGTTGATATGAGTAAACAGAGTGATATAGAGCAGCGCCAGGGCGCTGTAGAACAGGATGCACAGCGCGATGCGCAGAAAATGGCGTGGTTTAGCGCTGCGCTCGCCAAAAAACAGATAGCCTGAAATCATGAAAAATAACGGGACGCTGACGCGCGATGCTGAGTTAAGCAGGTTGGCGATATCCCACTCGAATAAGCTAATGCTATGCGGGTGGGTAATATACCAGGTCGTGCTGTGAATCATGACCACCATCAGACAGGCTATACCGCGCAAATTCGTAATCCAGTTAATTTTTTCCTGCATCTGTACCTCAATGAACCCCGTATAAAGAGAGTCTGACTTCCTTAATTTGTCGGCATCGCAATGGAATATTCCGAGTTTTTTACCACACTCTTGTAGAGAGCGGACGAGATTCGCAAAATGCTCAGGTTGTTTCACTGTGTCTGCACGATAACAATTTGCTAACAAGGCGGTTGAGAAAAATAATGATGAAATATTTCGTTTCCGCCCTGTTGGCGCTGCTGCTGGTCGGCTGCAGCCAAACGCCCGCTCAACCGGTCCAAAAAGCGCAAAAAGCGCGTATTACGCCGCAAACCACGCTGAACATGGAAAAGTTATGCAAGGATCAGGCTGCGTTACGCTACAGCACGGATACCCGTCGCGTCGATGTGAATCATTTCGAACAGTTCCAGGCGAGCTATGAGCTTTCTGGTCTGACTTCGCAGAATGAGCGTTTTATCTGTTCTTTTGATCCGGACGGCCAGTTTCTGCATCTTTCTATGCGCTAAATGCGGCTTAAACGCCGCATCTTGACGCCGCTTTGCTCAAATTTCGCTAAACAAAGGCGTTTCGTACTGTATATCTCGCAGCCAGCGGGTATACTGATCCCTTCCTTTAAATCCACACGTATCCAGCACGAAATAATATGCAAAAGTTTGATACCAGGACCTTCCAGGGCCTGATCCTGACCTTACAGGATTACTGGGCTCGTCAGGGCTGCACCATTGTTCAACCACTGGACATGGAAGTCGGCGCCGGCACATCCCACCCAATGACCTGCTTACGCGCATTGGGACCAGAGCCGATGGCGACGGCTTACGTACAGCCATCTCGTCGCCCGACCGATGGCCGCTATGGCGAAAACCCGAACCGCTTACAGCACTATTACCAGTTCCAGGTGGTGATTAAGCCTTCTCCGGACAACATTCAGGAGCTGTACCTCGGATCCCTGAAAGAGTTGGGTATGGATCCCACTATCCACGACATCCGCTTTGTGGAAGATAACTGGGAAAACCCGACATTGGGCGCCTGGGGCCTGGGCTGGGAAGTGTGGCTGAACGGCATGGAAGTGACGCAGTTCACTTACTTCCAGCAGGTCGGCGGACTGGAGTGCAAACCGGTTACCGGCGAAATCACTTACGGTCTGGAACGTCTGGCGATGTACATCCAGGGCGTGGACAGCGTATACGATCTGGTCTGGAGCGACGGCCCGCTGGGTAAAACCACCTATGGCGACGTGTTCCATCAGAACGAAGTGGAACAATCCACCTATAACTTTGAATACGCAGACGTGGACTTCCTGTTCACCTGCTTCGAGCAGTATGAGAAAGAAGCGCAGCAGTTGCTGGCGCTGGAAACTCCACTGCCGCTGCCAGCCTATGAGCGTATTCTCAAAGCCGCCCATAGCTTCAACCTGCTGGATGCGCGTAAAGCCATCTCCGTCACCGAGCGTCAGCGCTACATTCTGCGCATTCGCACCCTGACCAAAGCAGTGGCAGAAGCTTACTATGCTTCCCGTGAAGCCCTTGGCTTCCCGATGTGCAACAAAGACAAATAAGAGGCGGCCATGTCTGAGAAAACTTTCCTGGTGGAGATCGGCACCGAAGAGCTGCCACCAAAAGCACTGCGCAGCCTGGCTGAATCCTTCGCTGCCAACTTTACTGCTGAACTGGATAACGCGGGCCTCGCGCACGGCACTGTCGAGTGGTTTGCCGCGCCGCGCCGCCTGGCGCTGAAAGTGGCGGATCTGGCTGCCTCCCAGCCGGATCGCGAAGTCGAAAAACGCGGCCCGGCTATCGCTCAGGCGTTTGATGCTGAAGGTAAGCCGAGCAAAGCAGCCGAAGGCTGGGCGCGCGGCTGCGGTATTACCGTCGATCAGGCCGAGCGTCTGACCACCGACAAAGGTGAATGGCTGCTGTATCGCGCTCATGTAAAGGGTGAAAGCGCGCAAACGCTACTGCCGAACATGGTCGCGACCTCGCTGGCTAAACTGCCGATCCCGAAACTGATGCGCTGGGGTGCGTCTGATGTCCACTTCGTGCGCCCGGTTCACACTGTGACCCTGCTGCTGGGCGATCAGGTTATCCCGGCGACGATTTTGGGCATCGCTTCCGATCGTATCATCCGCGGTCATCGCTTTATGGGCGAGCCGGAGTTCAGCATCGACAATGCCGACCAGTATCCGCAGATCCTGCTGGAGCGCGGTAAAGTGGTGGCGGACTACGCTGAGCGTAAAGCCAAAATCAAAGCAGATGCTGAAGAAGCGGCGCGTAAGATTGGCGGTAATGCTGACCTGAGCGAAAGCCTGCTTGAAGAAGTGACCTCGCTGGTTGAATGGCCGGTCGTGCTGACGGCGAAGTTCGAAGAAAAATTCCTCGCGGTGCCATCCGAAGCGCTGGTGTACACCATGAAGGGCGACCAGAAATACTTCCCGGTCTATGATAATGACGGCAAACTGCTGCCGAACTTTATCTTCGTGGCTAACATCGAGTCGAAAGACCCGCAGCAGATCATCTCCGGTAACGAGAAGGTCGTGCGTCCACGTCTGGCTGACGCCGAGTTCTTCTTCAATACTGACCGTAAAAAACGTCTGGAAGATAATCTGCCGCGCCTGGAAACCGTGCTGTTCCAACAGCAACTGGGCACCCTGCGTGACAAGACCGATCGCATTCAGGCGCTGGCGGGCTGGATTGCCGAACAAATCGGCGCTGACGTCAATCACGCTACCCGTGCGGGCCTGTTGTCCAAGTGCGACCTGATGACCAACATGGTCTTCGAGTTCACCGATACTCAGGGCGTGATGGGCATGCACTACGCGCGCCACGATGGCGAAGCGGAAGACGTCGCTGTTGCGTTGAACGAGCAGTAT includes these proteins:
- a CDS encoding xylose ABC transporter ATP-binding protein; translation: MSWLLEMKNITKTFGAVKAVDNVSLRLNAGEVVSLCGENGSGKSTLMKVLCGIYSYGSYDGEIIFAGESLQASHIRDTERKGIAIIHQELALVKHLTVLENIFLGAEISRHGLLDYETMTLRCQKLLAQVNLSISPDTRVGELGLGQQQLVEIAKALNKQVRLLILDEPTASLTEQETATLLAIIRDLQHHGIACIYISHKLNEVKAISDTICVIRDGQHIGTRDASGMNEDDIITMMVGRELTALYPNEPHSHGDEILRIEHLTAWHPVNRHIKRVNDISFSLRRGEILGIAGLVGAGRTEAVQCLFGVWPGRWQGSIFIDGQPVTINNCQQAIAHGIAMVPEDRKKDGIVPVMAVGKNITLAALNQFTGPASSLDDAAEQHCIQQSIQQLKIKTSSPDLAIGRLSGGNQQKAILARCLLLNPRILILDEPTRGIDIGAKYEIYKLINQLVQKGIAVIVISSELPEVLGLSDRVLVMHEGKLKADLVNQGLTQEQVMEAALRSERHVEKHVV
- the xylF gene encoding D-xylose ABC transporter substrate-binding protein, with product MKIKNLCLTLCASSLLLASMAGMAKEVKIGMAIDDLRLERWQKDRDIFVNKAESLGAKIFVQSANGNEETQMSQIENMINRGVDVLVIIPYNGQVLSNVIKEAKQEGIKVLAYDRMINNADIDFYISFDNEKVGEMQAQSLVNKVPQGNYFLMGGSPVDNNAKLFRAGQMKVLKPYVDDGKIKIVGDQWVDGWLPENALKIMENALTANNNKIDAVVASNDATAGGAIQALSAQGLAGKVAISGQDADLAGVKRIISGTQTMTVYKPITTLATNAAEIAVELGNDQQPKADATLNNGLKDVPSRLLTPIEVNKENIDATVIKDGFHKKSEL
- the xylA gene encoding xylose isomerase; translated protein: MQTYFDQLDRVRYEGPKSTNSLAFRHYNPDELVLGKRMEEHLRFAACYWHTFCWNGADMFGVGSFDRPWQQPGEALEMAKRKADVAFEFFHKLNVPYYCFHDVDVSPEGASLKEYGNNFAQMVDVLAEKQQQSGVKLLWGTANCFTHPRYGAGAATNPDPEVFSWAATQVVTAMNATHKLGGENYVLWGGREGYETLLNTDLRQEREQIGRFMQLVVEHKHKIGFQGTLLIEPKPQEPTKHQYDYDASTVYGFLKQFGLEKEIKLNIEANHATLAGHSFHHEIATAIALGLFGSVDANRGDAQLGWDTDQFPNSVEENALVMYEILKAGGFTTGGLNFDAKVRRQSTDKYDLFYGHIGAMDTMALALKVAARMIEGGELDKRVAKRYSGWNGELGQQILKGQMTLTDIAQYATQHNLAPQHHSGHQERLENLVNHYLFDK
- the xylB gene encoding xylulokinase, giving the protein MYIGIDLGTSGVKAILLNEQGDVLATHTEKLTVSRPHPLWSEQDPEQWWQATDRAMQALGAQHSLREVKALGIAGQMHGATLLDKQQRVLRPAILWNDGRCGEECMLLEEKVSASRQITGNLMMPGFTAPKLLWVQRHEADIFRQVDKVLLPKDYLRLRMSGELASDMSDAAGTMWMNVAQRDWSDEMLAACGLSRDNMPALFEGCDVTGQLRAEVASAWNMPQALVVAGGGDNAAGAVGVGMADAGQAMLSLGTSGVYFAVSDGFLSKPESAVHSFCHALPGRWHLMSVMLSAASCLDWAAKLTGLGSVPLLIAAAQVADENADPIWFLPYLSGERTPHNNPQAKGVFFGLTHQHGPSELARAVLEGVGYALADGMDVVHACGVKPESVTLIGGGARSAYWRQMLADISGQQLDFRTGGDVGPALGAARLAQLAVHQDAAFSDFLPQLPLEQAHLPDAQRFARYAPCREVFRQIYQQLKPLMA
- the yiaB gene encoding inner membrane protein YiaB, with protein sequence MKLKRTTARFIMLLGALVYLIGIWRTCPLFSGKGYFLCVLVMGVFAVLTYQRTEQETQRDDDFISLCRLVLLLAVGLLLVGAWFVPAPWREKGVYVMAWFVCMYGASATFYPAKITEKARSNSVE
- a CDS encoding acyltransferase, with translation MQEKINWITNLRGIACLMVVMIHSTTWYITHPHSISLFEWDIANLLNSASRVSVPLFFMISGYLFFGERSAKPRHFLRIALCILFYSALALLYITLFTHINVELSLKNLLQKPVFYHLWFFFAIVVIYLLSPLIQVKQVSGKTLLALMLMMGIIANPNMVSIKAGGVEWLPVNLYINGDTFYYVLYGILGRAIGAMDTDKKGLTLLCALLFTATVWVISRGTQHELQWRGDFGDTWYLYCGPAVFVSAISLLTLGKNILNGRELPGIALIARHSLGIYGFHALFIHALRASGLTLSRWPLLDIIWIFVAALLGSLLLSMLVQRVDNRRLVS
- a CDS encoding YsaB family lipoprotein; translated protein: MKYFVSALLALLLVGCSQTPAQPVQKAQKARITPQTTLNMEKLCKDQAALRYSTDTRRVDVNHFEQFQASYELSGLTSQNERFICSFDPDGQFLHLSMR
- the glyQ gene encoding glycine--tRNA ligase subunit alpha, which codes for MQKFDTRTFQGLILTLQDYWARQGCTIVQPLDMEVGAGTSHPMTCLRALGPEPMATAYVQPSRRPTDGRYGENPNRLQHYYQFQVVIKPSPDNIQELYLGSLKELGMDPTIHDIRFVEDNWENPTLGAWGLGWEVWLNGMEVTQFTYFQQVGGLECKPVTGEITYGLERLAMYIQGVDSVYDLVWSDGPLGKTTYGDVFHQNEVEQSTYNFEYADVDFLFTCFEQYEKEAQQLLALETPLPLPAYERILKAAHSFNLLDARKAISVTERQRYILRIRTLTKAVAEAYYASREALGFPMCNKDK
- the glyS gene encoding glycine--tRNA ligase subunit beta, with the protein product MSEKTFLVEIGTEELPPKALRSLAESFAANFTAELDNAGLAHGTVEWFAAPRRLALKVADLAASQPDREVEKRGPAIAQAFDAEGKPSKAAEGWARGCGITVDQAERLTTDKGEWLLYRAHVKGESAQTLLPNMVATSLAKLPIPKLMRWGASDVHFVRPVHTVTLLLGDQVIPATILGIASDRIIRGHRFMGEPEFSIDNADQYPQILLERGKVVADYAERKAKIKADAEEAARKIGGNADLSESLLEEVTSLVEWPVVLTAKFEEKFLAVPSEALVYTMKGDQKYFPVYDNDGKLLPNFIFVANIESKDPQQIISGNEKVVRPRLADAEFFFNTDRKKRLEDNLPRLETVLFQQQLGTLRDKTDRIQALAGWIAEQIGADVNHATRAGLLSKCDLMTNMVFEFTDTQGVMGMHYARHDGEAEDVAVALNEQYQPRFAGDALPSNPVACAVAIADKMDTLAGIFGIGQHPKGDKDPFALRRAALGVLRIIVEKNLNLDLQTLTEEAVRLYGDKLTNANVVDDVIDFMLGRFRAWYQDEGYGVDTIQAVLARRPTRPADFDARMKAVSHFRTLEESSALAAANKRVSNILAKSDETLNDIVHASVLKEAAEIKLAGNLVVLRDKLQPYFAEGRYQEALVELASLREPVDEFFENVMVNAEDKDVRINRLTLLSKLRQLFLQVADISLLQ